The Megalobrama amblycephala isolate DHTTF-2021 linkage group LG13, ASM1881202v1, whole genome shotgun sequence genome contains a region encoding:
- the psmd4b gene encoding 26S proteasome non-ATPase regulatory subunit 4b isoform X1 translates to MLHERDDLCTPLQVKCYQKGVDNSEYMRNGDFLPTRLQAQQDAVNIICHSKTRSNPENNVGLITMANNCEVLTTLTPDTGRILSKLHAVQPIGVISFCTGIRVAHLALKHRQGKNHKMRIIAFVGSPVEDQEKDLVKMAKRLKKEKVSVDIVNFGEEEVNTDKLTVFVNTLNGKEGVGSHLVTVPPGPSLADALLSSPIMAGEGGTIMGLGASDFEFGVDPSADPELALALRVSMEEQRQRQEEEARRAAVASAAEAGVSSPTADESDTALLKMSTAPALPDFSRMTEDEQIAYALQMSMQGGEFGCSEAMDVETSAAADSEAPKEDEEDYDVMQDPDFLQSVLENLPGVDPNNEAIRNAMGSLASQNRTKPPEGKKDDEKK, encoded by the exons ATGCTGCATGAACGCGACgacttatgcacaccccttcaagtaaagtgttaccaaaaagg TGTGGACAACAGTGAATATATGCGCAATGGAGACTTCTTGCCTACCAGACTTCAGGCCCAGCAAGATGCTGTCAACATCATCTGTCATTCAAAAACTCGGAGTAACCCCGAAAACAACGTGGGGCTCATCACTATGGCCAA taaCTGTGAGGTCCTGACCACACTGACCCCTGACACGGGCAGGATCCTGTCCAAACTTCATGCTGTTCAGCCCATAGGAGTCATCAGCTTCTGTACAGGCATCAGAGTAGCACAT CTGGCATTGAAACACAGACAGGGAAAGAACCATAAGATGAGGATCATTGCTTTTGTGGGGAGCCCTGTGGAGGACCAGGAGAAAGAT TTGGTGAAGATGGCGAAACGTTTGAAGAAGGAAAAAGTCAGTGTTGACATCGTTAACTTTGGAGAAGAG GAGGTCAACACGGATAAGCTGACCGTGTTTGTGAACACCCTAAATGGAAAGGAGGGTGTAGGCTCTCACTTGGTAACGGTGCCTCCTGGCCCGAGCCTGGCAGATGCTCTTCTGTCCTCTCCTATCATGGCTGGAGAAGGTGGCACCATTATGGGCCTGGGTGCCAGTGACTTTGAGTTTGGAGTGGACCCCAGCGCAGACCCTGAGCTCGCTCTG GCTCTGCGTGTGTCGATGGAGGAGCAGAGACAGAGGCAGGAGGAGGAAGCTCGCAGGGCAGCAGTGGCTTCAGCTGCAGAGGCTGGAGTCTCATCACCCACTGCAGATG AGTCTGACACTGCCCTGCTGAAGATGTCGACGGCTCCTGCTCTGCCTGATTTCAGCCGCATGACGGAAGATGAACAGATTGCATACGCCCTACAGATGTCCATGCAAGGAGGAG AGTTTGGCTGTTCAGAGGCCATGGATGTGGAAACAAGTGCAGCAGCAGACAGTGAAGCTCCTAAG GAGGATGAGGAGGATTACGATGTGATGCAGGATCCAGACTTTCTGCAGAGTGTGCTGGAGAACCTTCCAGGAGTCGACCCCAACAATGAAGCCATTCGTAATGCCATGGGCTCTCTGGCGTCCcagaacagaacaaaaccaCCCGAGGGCAAGAAAGACGATGAGAAGAAA
- the psmd4b gene encoding 26S proteasome non-ATPase regulatory subunit 4b isoform X2: MVLESTMVCVDNSEYMRNGDFLPTRLQAQQDAVNIICHSKTRSNPENNVGLITMANNCEVLTTLTPDTGRILSKLHAVQPIGVISFCTGIRVAHLALKHRQGKNHKMRIIAFVGSPVEDQEKDLVKMAKRLKKEKVSVDIVNFGEEEVNTDKLTVFVNTLNGKEGVGSHLVTVPPGPSLADALLSSPIMAGEGGTIMGLGASDFEFGVDPSADPELALALRVSMEEQRQRQEEEARRAAVASAAEAGVSSPTADESDTALLKMSTAPALPDFSRMTEDEQIAYALQMSMQGGEFGCSEAMDVETSAAADSEAPKEDEEDYDVMQDPDFLQSVLENLPGVDPNNEAIRNAMGSLASQNRTKPPEGKKDDEKK, encoded by the exons ATGGTGCTTGAAAGTACTATGGTCTG TGTGGACAACAGTGAATATATGCGCAATGGAGACTTCTTGCCTACCAGACTTCAGGCCCAGCAAGATGCTGTCAACATCATCTGTCATTCAAAAACTCGGAGTAACCCCGAAAACAACGTGGGGCTCATCACTATGGCCAA taaCTGTGAGGTCCTGACCACACTGACCCCTGACACGGGCAGGATCCTGTCCAAACTTCATGCTGTTCAGCCCATAGGAGTCATCAGCTTCTGTACAGGCATCAGAGTAGCACAT CTGGCATTGAAACACAGACAGGGAAAGAACCATAAGATGAGGATCATTGCTTTTGTGGGGAGCCCTGTGGAGGACCAGGAGAAAGAT TTGGTGAAGATGGCGAAACGTTTGAAGAAGGAAAAAGTCAGTGTTGACATCGTTAACTTTGGAGAAGAG GAGGTCAACACGGATAAGCTGACCGTGTTTGTGAACACCCTAAATGGAAAGGAGGGTGTAGGCTCTCACTTGGTAACGGTGCCTCCTGGCCCGAGCCTGGCAGATGCTCTTCTGTCCTCTCCTATCATGGCTGGAGAAGGTGGCACCATTATGGGCCTGGGTGCCAGTGACTTTGAGTTTGGAGTGGACCCCAGCGCAGACCCTGAGCTCGCTCTG GCTCTGCGTGTGTCGATGGAGGAGCAGAGACAGAGGCAGGAGGAGGAAGCTCGCAGGGCAGCAGTGGCTTCAGCTGCAGAGGCTGGAGTCTCATCACCCACTGCAGATG AGTCTGACACTGCCCTGCTGAAGATGTCGACGGCTCCTGCTCTGCCTGATTTCAGCCGCATGACGGAAGATGAACAGATTGCATACGCCCTACAGATGTCCATGCAAGGAGGAG AGTTTGGCTGTTCAGAGGCCATGGATGTGGAAACAAGTGCAGCAGCAGACAGTGAAGCTCCTAAG GAGGATGAGGAGGATTACGATGTGATGCAGGATCCAGACTTTCTGCAGAGTGTGCTGGAGAACCTTCCAGGAGTCGACCCCAACAATGAAGCCATTCGTAATGCCATGGGCTCTCTGGCGTCCcagaacagaacaaaaccaCCCGAGGGCAAGAAAGACGATGAGAAGAAA
- the pip5k1ab gene encoding phosphatidylinositol 4-phosphate 5-kinase type-1 alpha isoform X1 translates to MASAGPPDTGLSAPPDLRTPFWRLLASRRGSSGVRKMTITEGPGSSQSMKKTIGHRGVDPTGETTYKKTTSSALKGAIQLGIAHTVGSLSQKAERDVLMQDFYVVESIFFPSEGSNLTPAHHHGDFRFKTYAPIAFRYFRELFGIRPDDYLYSLCNDPLIELSNPGASGSIFYVTSDDEFIIKTVQHKEAEFLQKLLPGYFMNLNQNKRTLLPKFYGLYCVQAGGKNIRIVVMNNLLPRSVPMHHKYDLKGSTYKRRASPKEREKRVPTYKDLDFIQDMPEGIQLEPDNYNALCKTIQRDCLLLQSFKIMDYSLLVGIHNTDQASRERAGAVEGGGSEGAVTPDHRRPQAQKALYSTAMESIQGEAKGKGTLETEDQWGGIPARNSKGDRILVYIGIIDILQSYRFIKKIEHSWKALVHDGDTVSVHRPGFYAERFQRFMCSTVFKKTLKSSPSKKSRSGCSSVVRRLPMGSSAPAPGGQTVADARLAYRTHLSQSDTEGESGMQSGRPDLLPQTDPLAGSSSEFAASNMSNSSQGSTGMTSSSPPRRSVGVEVHKSAVTEHDNSAPHSTGAECLDEQLSNEDAISLKDIIPETDICF, encoded by the exons GGTCCAGCGGAGTTCGAAAGATGACCATTACGGAG GGGCCAGGATCATCTCAGAGTATGAAGAAGACCATTGGTCACCGAGGAGTTGACCCCACAGGAGAAACGACTTACAAAAAG ACGACCTCCTCCGCCCTCAAAGGTGCCATCCAGCTGGGTATCGCACACACCGTAGGCAGCCTCAGTCAGAAAGCTGAGAGAGACGTTCTCATGCAGGACTTTTATGTAGTAGAGAGCATCTTCTTCCCCAG TGAAGGAAGTAATTTGACTCCAGCTCATCACCACGGTGACTTCAGGTTTAAGACCTACGCCCCCATCGCCTTTCGTTATTTCAGAGAACTCTTCGGCATTCGACCTGATGACTATCTG TATTCTCTATGTAATGATCCTTTAATCGAACTGTCCAATCCTGGAGCGAGTGGATCAATATTTTATGTGACAAGCGATGATGAGTTCATTATTAAAACAGTGCAGCACAAGGAGGCAGAGTTCCTGCAGAAACTACTGCCCGGGTACTTCATG AATCTGAATCAGAACAAGAGAACACTGCTCCCAAAGTTTTATGGCTTGTATTGCGTGCAGGCGGGCGGAAAGAACATTCGTATCGTCGTAATGAATAACCTGTTGCCCCGCAGTGTGCCTATGCACCACAAATATGACCTGAAGGGCTCCACGTACAAGCGCCGTGCCTCccctaaagagagagagaaaagagtcCCCACTTACAAAGATCTGGATTTCATCCAGGACATGCCCGAGGGCATCCAACTTGAACCTGACAACTACAACGCCCTCTGCAAAACCATCCAGCGGGACTGCCTG CTGCTACAGAGCTTTAAGATTATGGACTACAGTCTGTTGGTGGGGATCCATAACACGGATCAGGCATCTCGTGAGCGAGCAGGGGCGGTCGAGGGTGGGGGGTCCGAGGGGGCCGTGACGCCAGACCACAGGAGGCCGCAGGCTCAGAAAGCTCTGTACAGCACCGCGATGGAGTCCATACAGGGAGAAGCCAAAGGGAAAGGAACCCTGGAAACAGAGGACCA ATGGGGAGGAATCCCAGCACGCAACAGTAAAGGAGACAGAATACTGGTTTATATTGGGATCATCGACATATTACAGTCATACAG atttattaaaaaaatagagCATTCCTGGAAGGCCTTGGTCCATGATGGG GACACGGTCTCTGTACATCGGCCTGGATTCTACGCTGAGCGATTCCAGCGTTTCATGTGCAGCACAGTTTTTAAGAAAACac TCAAATCTTCCCCCTCAAAGAAAAGTCGAAGTGGCTGTTCGAGTGTTGTGAGACGACTTCCTATGGGAAGCTCTGCTCCCGCCCCTGGCGGACAGACAGTTGCTGACGCCAGACTCGCGTACCGTACTCACCTTAGCCAGTCCGATACAGAAGGAGAGAGCG GCATGCAGTCAGGCAGACCGGACCTGCTTCCACAAACCGATCCCTTGGCTGGAAGCTCTAGTGAGTTTGCGGCATCAAATATGTCCAACTCCTCACAAGGCAGCACAGGAATGACATCATCTTCACCTCCTCGAAg GTCAGTAGGGGTGGAGGTACACAAATCTGCAGTCACTGAGCATGACAACAGCGCCCCCCACAG CACTGGAGCCGAATGCTTAGATGAGCAGTTAAGCAATGAAGATGCCATTTCGCTCAAAGACATCATCCCAGAGACTGACATTTGTTTT TAA
- the pip5k1ab gene encoding phosphatidylinositol 4-phosphate 5-kinase type-1 alpha isoform X2 yields the protein MASAGPPDTGLSAPPGSSGVRKMTITEGPGSSQSMKKTIGHRGVDPTGETTYKKTTSSALKGAIQLGIAHTVGSLSQKAERDVLMQDFYVVESIFFPSEGSNLTPAHHHGDFRFKTYAPIAFRYFRELFGIRPDDYLYSLCNDPLIELSNPGASGSIFYVTSDDEFIIKTVQHKEAEFLQKLLPGYFMNLNQNKRTLLPKFYGLYCVQAGGKNIRIVVMNNLLPRSVPMHHKYDLKGSTYKRRASPKEREKRVPTYKDLDFIQDMPEGIQLEPDNYNALCKTIQRDCLLLQSFKIMDYSLLVGIHNTDQASRERAGAVEGGGSEGAVTPDHRRPQAQKALYSTAMESIQGEAKGKGTLETEDQWGGIPARNSKGDRILVYIGIIDILQSYRFIKKIEHSWKALVHDGDTVSVHRPGFYAERFQRFMCSTVFKKTLKSSPSKKSRSGCSSVVRRLPMGSSAPAPGGQTVADARLAYRTHLSQSDTEGESGMQSGRPDLLPQTDPLAGSSSEFAASNMSNSSQGSTGMTSSSPPRRSVGVEVHKSAVTEHDNSAPHSTGAECLDEQLSNEDAISLKDIIPETDICF from the exons GGTCCAGCGGAGTTCGAAAGATGACCATTACGGAG GGGCCAGGATCATCTCAGAGTATGAAGAAGACCATTGGTCACCGAGGAGTTGACCCCACAGGAGAAACGACTTACAAAAAG ACGACCTCCTCCGCCCTCAAAGGTGCCATCCAGCTGGGTATCGCACACACCGTAGGCAGCCTCAGTCAGAAAGCTGAGAGAGACGTTCTCATGCAGGACTTTTATGTAGTAGAGAGCATCTTCTTCCCCAG TGAAGGAAGTAATTTGACTCCAGCTCATCACCACGGTGACTTCAGGTTTAAGACCTACGCCCCCATCGCCTTTCGTTATTTCAGAGAACTCTTCGGCATTCGACCTGATGACTATCTG TATTCTCTATGTAATGATCCTTTAATCGAACTGTCCAATCCTGGAGCGAGTGGATCAATATTTTATGTGACAAGCGATGATGAGTTCATTATTAAAACAGTGCAGCACAAGGAGGCAGAGTTCCTGCAGAAACTACTGCCCGGGTACTTCATG AATCTGAATCAGAACAAGAGAACACTGCTCCCAAAGTTTTATGGCTTGTATTGCGTGCAGGCGGGCGGAAAGAACATTCGTATCGTCGTAATGAATAACCTGTTGCCCCGCAGTGTGCCTATGCACCACAAATATGACCTGAAGGGCTCCACGTACAAGCGCCGTGCCTCccctaaagagagagagaaaagagtcCCCACTTACAAAGATCTGGATTTCATCCAGGACATGCCCGAGGGCATCCAACTTGAACCTGACAACTACAACGCCCTCTGCAAAACCATCCAGCGGGACTGCCTG CTGCTACAGAGCTTTAAGATTATGGACTACAGTCTGTTGGTGGGGATCCATAACACGGATCAGGCATCTCGTGAGCGAGCAGGGGCGGTCGAGGGTGGGGGGTCCGAGGGGGCCGTGACGCCAGACCACAGGAGGCCGCAGGCTCAGAAAGCTCTGTACAGCACCGCGATGGAGTCCATACAGGGAGAAGCCAAAGGGAAAGGAACCCTGGAAACAGAGGACCA ATGGGGAGGAATCCCAGCACGCAACAGTAAAGGAGACAGAATACTGGTTTATATTGGGATCATCGACATATTACAGTCATACAG atttattaaaaaaatagagCATTCCTGGAAGGCCTTGGTCCATGATGGG GACACGGTCTCTGTACATCGGCCTGGATTCTACGCTGAGCGATTCCAGCGTTTCATGTGCAGCACAGTTTTTAAGAAAACac TCAAATCTTCCCCCTCAAAGAAAAGTCGAAGTGGCTGTTCGAGTGTTGTGAGACGACTTCCTATGGGAAGCTCTGCTCCCGCCCCTGGCGGACAGACAGTTGCTGACGCCAGACTCGCGTACCGTACTCACCTTAGCCAGTCCGATACAGAAGGAGAGAGCG GCATGCAGTCAGGCAGACCGGACCTGCTTCCACAAACCGATCCCTTGGCTGGAAGCTCTAGTGAGTTTGCGGCATCAAATATGTCCAACTCCTCACAAGGCAGCACAGGAATGACATCATCTTCACCTCCTCGAAg GTCAGTAGGGGTGGAGGTACACAAATCTGCAGTCACTGAGCATGACAACAGCGCCCCCCACAG CACTGGAGCCGAATGCTTAGATGAGCAGTTAAGCAATGAAGATGCCATTTCGCTCAAAGACATCATCCCAGAGACTGACATTTGTTTT TAA